One Paralichthys olivaceus isolate ysfri-2021 chromosome 8, ASM2471397v2, whole genome shotgun sequence genomic region harbors:
- the caly gene encoding calcyon neuron-specific vesicular protein isoform X1: MVKLGSNLSEKLEKQPSADDGFDNIPLITPLEVNQLQQSFADKIIVKTSTQYQLQQKKKNKLYVPNIKKLNINFYSDVSEKVKITGLILITLAFLTSLLLLLMYKAMWYDQLTCPEGFILKQKHCSPTALEMYFTEQQQQQQEEPGIHGGTNTGLYAALSHLNQVKRPGPELPSPWLPVISSLKEAEVAKQGSEPLKRALE; encoded by the exons ATGGTGAAGCTGGGCAGTAATCTGTCCGAGAAGCTGGAGAAGCAGCCGTCTGCGGACGACGGCTTTGATAACATTCCCCTCATCACGCCCCTGGAAGTCAACCAGCTCCAGCAGTCGTTCGCTGACAAG ATCATTGTCAAGACATCGACACAgtaccagctgcagcagaagaagaaaaacaagctgtACGTGCCAAATATCAAGAAACTGAATATTAACTTCTACAGTGATGTTTCAGAGAAAGTTAAG ATCACAGGTCTGATCCTCATCACTTTGGCCTTCTTGACAAGCCTACTCCTCCTGCTCATGTACAAAGCAATGTGGTACGACCAACTTACCTGCCCAGAGGGTTTTATCCTCAAG CAGAAGCACTGCTCCCCGACAGCTCTGGAGATGTacttcacagagcagcagcagcagcagcaggaggagccagGCATCCACGGTGGCACCAACACTGGGCTGTACGCTGCTCTCAGCCACCTCAACCAGGTCAAGAGGCCTGGACCTGAGCTGCCATCACCATGGTTACCAGTCATCAGCTCTCTAAAGGAGGCCGAAGTGGCTAAGCAAGGCAGCGAGCCACTGAAAAGAGCGCTGGAGTGA